The following proteins are co-located in the Macaca nemestrina isolate mMacNem1 chromosome Y, mMacNem.hap1, whole genome shotgun sequence genome:
- the LOC139360964 gene encoding uncharacterized protein isoform X4: MLHHLEAIHTVIMVVLVQMNIPLEDIEIIQVPETLGIMLHHLEAIPTVTMVVLVQMNIPLEDIEIIQDPETLGFMLHHLEAIPTVIMVVLVQLNIPLEDIEIIQVPETLGIMLHHLGDIPTVIMVVLVQMNIPLEDIEIIQVPEKPGIMLHHLKTIHTVIMVVLVQMNIPLEDIEIIQVPEKPGIMLHQLKTIHTVIMVVLVQMNIPLEDIEIIQVPEKPGIMLHQLKTMHTVFMVVLVRMNIPPEDIVIVMATVRPVVEIILKVQVEVLIEMHFRDMIMVQDGFGPLRVHHLHKGLGYLTVEAPAMIIIHEIDMAEVGRVTQGAVVILILVVMSMLAEKTKGICLLWLGCSLLLVKHMVAQVMFHLQ, translated from the exons ATGCTCCACCATCTAGAGGCTATACATACCGTGATTATGGTCGTTCTAGTCCAGATGAACATTCCTCTAGAGGATATAG AAATCATCCAAGTTCCCGAGACACTAGGGATTATGCTCCACCATCTAGAGGCTATACCTACCGTGACTATGGTCGTTCTAGTCCAGATGAACATTCCTCTAGAGGATATAG AAATCATCCAAGATCCCGAGACACTAGGGTTTATGCTCCACCATCTAGAGGCTATACCTACCGTGATTATGGTCGTTCTAGTCCAGTTGAACATTCCTCTAGAGGATATAG AAATCATCCAAGTTCCCGAGACACTAGGGATTATGCTCCACCATCTAGGGGATATACCTACCGTGATTATGGTCGTTCTTGTCCAGATGAACATTCCTCTAGAGGATATAG AAATCATCCAAGTTCCCGAGAAACCAGGGATTATGCTCCACCACCTAAAGACTATACATACCGTGATTATGGTCGTTCTAGTCCAGATGAACATTCCTCTAGAGGATATAG AAATCATCCAAGTTCCCGAGAAACCAGGGATTATGCTCCACCAGCTAAAGACTATACATACCGTGATTATGGTCGTTCTAGTCCAGATGAACATTCCTCTAGAGGATATAG AAATCATCCAAGTTCCCGAGAAACCAGGGATTATGCTCCACCAGCTAAAGACTATGCATACTGTGTTTATGGTCGTTCTAGTCAGGATGAACATTCCTCCAGAGGATATAG tGATCGTGATGGCTACAGTGAGGCCTGTGGTAGAGATCATTCTGAAGGTCCAAGTGGAAGTTCTTATAGAGATGCATTTCAGGGATATGATAATGGTCCAGGATGGATTT GGACCTCTCAGGGTGCACCACCTGCACAAGGGCCTCGGATATCTTACAGTGGAAGCACCTGCCATGATTATAATACACGAGATAGATATGGCAGAAGTTGGGAGAGTTACTCAAGGAGCTGTGGTGATTCTTATTCTTGTGGTCATGAGCATGCTGGCAGAAAAGACCAAAGGAATCTGCCTTCTCTGGCTAGGTTGCTCCCTGCTCCTCGTGAAGCATATGGTAGCTCAAGTTATGTTTCATCTACAGTAG